In the Candidatus Electrothrix sp. GW3-4 genome, one interval contains:
- the rpoB gene encoding DNA-directed RNA polymerase subunit beta, which yields MKRVRKGFAKTRKLVEPPHLIAMQRHSYDRFLQMNVDPSQREDIGLQAIFKNIFPISDFNGLCTLEFVSYSFGEHKYTVSECIERGMTYEVPVKITVRLITFEVDDETGVQTVRDIKEQEVFLGSLPLMTDDGVFIINGTERVIVNQLQRSPGLFYTHDNGKSHISNKRLYSARIIPVRGSWLDFEFDIKDVLHVRIDRRRKLPVTTLLRALGYTDEELLREFYPVDTVQITENGFKVLFQPQTFIGQRLTADLVNPADGEVLGKKGRKISKALAKRIAKAGIESIEASAEELLGRTLVTELLHPETGEVLAKCNDQLTEELIEAIRENNIASFEVLFIDNVNISEAFRKTLAVDKVKSVEQALVEIYRRLRPSSPPTLEIAQEFFNKLFYDPATYDLSVVGRYKINSKLGLDTPIEHRTLTREDIVLSVKHLVRLKDELRDGDDIDHLGNRRVRTVGELCENQYRMGLVRMERAIKERMNLQEVETLMPHDLVNPKPVTSAVKEFFATSQLSQFMDQTNPLSEVTHKRRLSALGPGGLTRERAGFEVRDVHPTHYGRICPVETPEGPNIGLIVSLATYAKVNAYGFIESPYRLVKDRQVTDEIKDFTAIQEQGNVVAPANAHVSEDGTIVDDSLIVRMDGEVVTVSSDEVTAMDIAPNQLVSVAASLIPFLENDDANRALMGSNMQRQAVPLLKPASPLVGTGVEKNLAQDSGACLLAGGDGVVEEVDANRVVIRYDEPGTDRFDTGIGVYRLSKYKKTNQNTCFNQKPLILPGTRVKKGDVLADGPSTEMGELALGKNVTIAFMPWRGYNFEDSILINERLLKEDTFTSVHIEIFDVVARDTKLGKEDITRDIPNIGDEALRNLDESGIVRIGAEIRAGDMLVGKVTPKGETMLSPEEKLLRAIFGEKAGDVKDTSLRVPPGVEGVVIDAKVFSRKGVDKDERSLMIEEQEVSRLNRDMEDELSSLKNGVRNKLCDLMVNRTAKKDILDADGNVILPLGKKLTEESLESVEFEQLRGLDFSERAKYEDDLEDIFNNYSRQAQAVRERYEGIVARMEKGDDLPPGVVKMVKIYVATKRKLAVGDKMAGRHGNKGVVSRLLPEEDMPFFQDGTTVDVVLNPLGVPSRMNVGQVLECHLGFAAKRLGEQVQKLATAFEVEQVKDRLRTIYSEEEYTAIIGDLSDEQLIDKIRKYGHGIHMATPVFDGATEAEIRNLLIEAGVDEVGQSTLFDGLTGEQFDNKVTVGVMYMLKLHHLVDNKIHARSTGPYSLVTQQPLGGKAQFGGQRLGEMEVWAMESYGAAYTLKEFLTVKSDDVEGRTSMYEKIVKGNNFLDAGLPESFHVLVKELKGLCLDVELLSTDDQ from the coding sequence ATGAAAAGAGTACGCAAGGGATTTGCCAAAACACGCAAGCTTGTAGAACCACCGCATCTTATTGCTATGCAGCGGCACTCCTATGACCGTTTTCTGCAGATGAATGTTGATCCGTCTCAGCGAGAAGATATCGGTCTGCAGGCGATTTTTAAAAATATTTTTCCAATAAGCGATTTTAACGGGCTCTGTACGCTGGAGTTTGTCAGCTATTCTTTTGGAGAACACAAGTACACCGTCTCTGAATGTATCGAACGCGGGATGACCTATGAGGTCCCCGTCAAAATAACCGTTCGTTTGATTACCTTTGAAGTTGATGACGAGACCGGTGTCCAGACCGTCCGCGATATTAAGGAGCAGGAAGTCTTTCTTGGCTCGCTCCCGCTGATGACCGATGATGGTGTCTTTATAATAAACGGAACAGAGCGGGTTATTGTTAATCAGTTACAGCGCTCTCCGGGACTGTTTTATACCCATGATAATGGTAAGTCCCATATTTCAAATAAACGCTTGTACTCTGCCCGGATTATTCCGGTGCGCGGTTCATGGCTCGATTTTGAGTTTGACATAAAAGATGTGTTACATGTCCGTATCGATAGGCGGCGTAAGCTTCCGGTAACGACCTTGCTCAGGGCCCTCGGGTATACAGATGAGGAGTTACTGCGTGAATTTTATCCTGTAGATACGGTGCAAATCACGGAAAACGGTTTTAAGGTCCTGTTTCAGCCGCAGACCTTTATTGGTCAGCGTTTGACAGCGGATCTGGTAAATCCCGCAGACGGTGAAGTGCTTGGCAAGAAAGGGCGAAAAATTTCCAAGGCCCTGGCCAAAAGAATCGCCAAGGCTGGTATAGAATCCATCGAGGCCTCAGCTGAGGAACTTCTTGGCCGGACTCTGGTCACCGAGCTGCTTCACCCCGAAACAGGCGAGGTCTTGGCAAAGTGCAATGACCAGCTGACTGAGGAGCTGATTGAAGCGATTCGAGAGAATAATATCGCCAGCTTTGAAGTTCTCTTTATAGATAACGTCAATATTTCTGAGGCGTTTAGAAAGACTCTTGCCGTTGATAAGGTCAAAAGTGTGGAGCAGGCCCTGGTTGAGATTTATCGACGACTCCGTCCTTCCAGCCCTCCCACTCTTGAAATTGCTCAGGAGTTTTTTAATAAGCTCTTCTACGATCCGGCCACCTATGATCTTTCCGTTGTCGGGCGCTATAAGATCAACTCCAAGCTTGGCCTTGATACGCCTATAGAGCATCGTACCCTGACCAGGGAAGATATCGTTCTCAGCGTGAAGCATCTGGTGCGCCTAAAGGATGAACTGCGCGACGGTGATGATATCGATCATCTTGGTAATCGTCGGGTACGCACAGTTGGTGAGCTCTGTGAGAACCAGTATCGAATGGGCTTGGTTCGGATGGAGCGGGCGATCAAGGAGCGGATGAACCTTCAGGAGGTAGAGACCCTGATGCCCCACGATCTGGTGAATCCTAAACCAGTGACCTCGGCTGTCAAAGAGTTCTTTGCCACCTCGCAGCTCTCCCAGTTCATGGATCAGACCAATCCGCTTTCCGAGGTGACCCATAAGCGGCGTCTGTCGGCATTGGGACCAGGCGGTCTGACCCGGGAGCGGGCTGGTTTTGAGGTGCGCGACGTTCACCCCACCCATTATGGACGTATTTGCCCGGTTGAGACACCAGAGGGGCCGAACATCGGCCTTATTGTTTCCCTGGCAACCTATGCCAAGGTGAACGCCTACGGCTTCATTGAATCTCCGTATCGATTGGTTAAGGATCGTCAGGTCACTGATGAGATTAAGGATTTCACAGCCATTCAGGAGCAGGGCAATGTGGTTGCGCCTGCTAACGCACATGTGAGTGAAGACGGGACTATTGTTGATGACAGCCTGATTGTCCGTATGGATGGTGAGGTTGTTACGGTCTCTTCTGATGAAGTGACAGCGATGGATATCGCGCCGAACCAGTTAGTTTCTGTGGCGGCCTCCTTGATCCCCTTCCTGGAAAATGACGATGCGAACCGGGCCCTGATGGGCTCTAACATGCAGCGTCAGGCAGTGCCTCTTTTGAAACCAGCCTCTCCTCTTGTCGGAACAGGGGTTGAAAAAAATCTGGCCCAGGATTCAGGGGCCTGTCTTCTGGCTGGTGGTGATGGTGTCGTGGAAGAGGTTGACGCGAACCGGGTGGTGATTCGCTACGACGAGCCAGGGACAGATAGGTTTGATACCGGAATCGGTGTATATCGTCTTTCAAAGTATAAAAAAACCAACCAAAATACCTGCTTTAATCAGAAGCCCTTGATTCTGCCCGGTACTCGAGTGAAAAAAGGCGATGTGCTGGCAGACGGCCCCTCTACCGAGATGGGCGAGCTTGCCCTGGGTAAGAATGTGACCATCGCCTTTATGCCGTGGCGGGGATACAACTTTGAGGACTCCATTCTGATTAATGAACGTCTCCTGAAAGAGGATACCTTTACCTCTGTTCACATCGAGATTTTTGATGTGGTCGCCCGTGATACGAAGTTGGGAAAGGAGGATATTACCCGTGATATTCCGAATATAGGCGATGAAGCCCTGCGCAATCTTGACGAATCCGGTATTGTTCGCATCGGTGCTGAGATTCGGGCCGGGGACATGTTGGTCGGCAAGGTAACTCCCAAGGGGGAAACCATGCTTTCTCCTGAAGAGAAACTCCTGCGGGCGATCTTTGGAGAAAAAGCAGGCGATGTTAAGGATACTTCACTGAGAGTACCTCCCGGTGTTGAAGGCGTGGTTATTGACGCCAAGGTCTTCTCTCGCAAAGGCGTGGACAAAGACGAGCGCAGTCTGATGATTGAGGAGCAGGAAGTCAGCCGCCTGAATCGGGATATGGAGGATGAGCTCAGCAGTCTGAAAAACGGGGTTCGCAATAAGCTCTGCGACCTGATGGTGAACCGGACAGCAAAAAAGGATATCCTTGATGCGGACGGTAATGTCATTCTTCCTCTCGGTAAAAAATTGACTGAAGAAAGCCTGGAGTCTGTGGAGTTTGAGCAGCTGCGCGGCCTTGATTTTTCAGAACGGGCCAAGTACGAGGATGACCTGGAGGATATCTTTAATAATTATTCACGCCAGGCCCAAGCTGTCCGTGAACGCTATGAAGGGATTGTTGCCCGGATGGAAAAGGGCGATGACCTGCCTCCGGGTGTCGTCAAGATGGTGAAAATCTATGTCGCCACCAAGCGGAAGCTGGCAGTGGGGGACAAGATGGCTGGACGACATGGCAATAAAGGTGTTGTTTCCAGGTTGCTACCGGAAGAGGATATGCCCTTTTTTCAGGATGGTACCACGGTTGATGTGGTCCTGAATCCTCTGGGGGTTCCCTCCCGGATGAATGTCGGGCAGGTCCTTGAGTGTCATCTGGGTTTTGCTGCTAAGCGCTTGGGAGAGCAGGTGCAGAAGCTGGCCACGGCTTTTGAGGTTGAGCAGGTCAAGGATCGCCTCCGGACAATTTATTCTGAAGAGGAGTATACCGCAATAATCGGTGACCTCTCAGATGAACAGCTGATTGATAAGATACGAAAGTACGGCCACGGCATTCACATGGCCACACCGGTCTTTGATGGTGCCACTGAGGCGGAGATTCGTAACCTGCTCATTGAGGCTGGCGTGGATGAGGTGGGCCAATCCACCCTGTTTGACGGCCTTACCGGCGAACAGTTTGATAATAAGGTGACCGTTGGTGTTATGTACATGCTCAAGCTGCACCATTTGGTTGATAATAAGATTCACGCTCGTTCCACAGGACCGTACTCTTTGGTGACGCAGCAACCGTTAGGCGGAAAGGCGCAGTTCGGTGGTCAGCGACTTGGAGAGATGGAGGTCTGGGCTATGGAGTCGTACGGTGCCGCCTATACCTTGAAGGAATTCCTGACTGTCAAATCTGATGATGTTGAAGGAAGAACCTCAATGTATGAAAAAATTGTCAAGGGCAATAATTTTCTTGATGCCGGGTTGCCTGAGTCCTTCCATGTTCTGGTGAAGGAATTGAAAGGACTGTGTCTGGATGTTGAGCTGTTGTCAACAGACGATCAGTAA
- the rpoC gene encoding DNA-directed RNA polymerase subunit beta' gives MEELFSFFNKPKGPLVFDKVKISLASPTKILEWSHGEVKKPETINYRTFKPERDGLFCAKIFGPVKDYECNCGKYKRMKHRGVVCEKCGVEVIQSKVRRERLGHIKLAAPVAHIWFLKSLPTKIGSILDMTLKEMERILYFESYAVIRSEEESIPVGTLLNEEQYQDAMEQFPGSFEVGIGAEAIRDMLKDLDLVELSAQLRKDMKETGSVTKRTKLGKRLNIAEAFRDSGNRPEWMILEVVPVLPPDLRPLVPLEGGRFATSDLNDLYRRVINRNNRLKRLLELDAPDIIIRNEKRMLQEAVDVLFDNGRRGRTITGPNKRPLKSLSDMLKGKQGRFRQNLLGKRVDYSGRSVIVVGPHLRLHQCGLPKKMAQELFKPFIYNKLESLGYVTTIKSARKMVEKGAKEVWDVLDDIVREYPVILNRAPTLHRLGMQAFEVVLIEGKAIQLHPLVCSAFNADFDGDQMAVHLPLSVEAQVEARVLMMSTNNILSPASGSPVIIPSQDIVLGLYYMTRERYGVAGEGAVFSSPAEARMAYDHGAAHLQARVKVRLNGELVKTTVGRIIVGELLPERIPFAVVNKELSKKELGFLVDYTYRHAGTKDTVILADRLKDLGYEQATRAGISICINDMKIPVNKEEFVEESERKAAEVDEQYSDGLITDGEKYNKIVDIWSKATDKITQEMMEEMSVDYVRDGEGNLRDLKSFNSVYIMADSGARGSKDQIRQLAGMRGLMAKPSGAIIETPIKANFREGLSVLEYFISTHGARKGLADTALKTANSGYLTRRLVDVAQDSTIVEKDCGTMRYTVAEPLLDGGEVIVRIGERILGRVASDDIIDPQNGDIIVEMDEEITEEKVEAIEAAGIDRVRIRSVLTCESRRGVCAMCYGRDLGRGHMVNIGEAVGIIAAQSIGEPGTQLTMRTFHIGGTASRSIEQAEIRSQRSGIVRYKELHSVTNAAGFEVVMNRNAEITIVDDQNVDRERFPVPYGAEVRVADGERVEPGTVIADWDAFSIPIVAEVTGRVKYGDVIEGDTMQERVDQVTGKVSRVIIHATTAKHSSPRISLKDGRGRTIKLLEVEHDARYPLPVGSIITVDEGNEVPAGTVVAKIPRETTKTKDITGGLPRVAELFEVRKPKEQAIVTEIDGRISFGKELKGKRRVVVTPETGEPREYLIPKAKHVTVHESDYVKAGDALMDGSILPNDILKIKGEEELAQFLVDEIQEVYRLQGVKINDKHIETIVRQMLKRVRITDPGDTKFMLDQLTEKWMFYDENRRVMDEGLQPASAEPQLLGVTKASLSTDSFISAASFQETTKVLTNAAMAGKVDTLDGLKENVIMGRLISAGTGLSRYKIN, from the coding sequence GTGGAAGAACTGTTCAGCTTTTTTAACAAGCCGAAAGGGCCGCTTGTTTTTGACAAGGTTAAAATTTCCCTTGCGTCACCGACAAAGATACTTGAATGGTCCCACGGTGAAGTGAAAAAACCCGAGACCATTAACTACCGGACCTTTAAGCCGGAACGGGACGGTTTATTCTGTGCCAAGATTTTTGGACCAGTTAAGGATTACGAGTGTAATTGCGGAAAGTACAAACGTATGAAACACCGTGGCGTGGTCTGTGAAAAATGCGGTGTAGAGGTTATTCAGTCTAAGGTTCGACGAGAGCGCCTCGGTCATATTAAATTAGCCGCACCTGTGGCGCATATCTGGTTTTTAAAATCCTTGCCTACCAAGATTGGGTCGATACTGGATATGACGCTCAAGGAGATGGAGAGGATTCTCTACTTTGAGTCCTATGCCGTTATTCGTTCTGAGGAGGAAAGCATCCCGGTAGGGACCTTGCTTAATGAGGAACAGTATCAGGATGCAATGGAGCAATTTCCGGGGAGTTTTGAAGTCGGCATAGGCGCTGAAGCCATTCGTGATATGCTGAAGGATCTGGACCTGGTTGAGCTGTCAGCGCAGCTGCGCAAGGATATGAAGGAAACCGGGTCCGTTACTAAGCGCACCAAGCTTGGAAAACGATTAAATATTGCTGAGGCGTTTCGTGATTCCGGTAACCGGCCTGAGTGGATGATCCTGGAGGTCGTTCCGGTTCTTCCACCAGATCTGCGTCCCTTGGTGCCGTTGGAAGGTGGTCGTTTTGCAACCTCTGATCTTAATGATCTCTATCGTCGGGTTATTAACCGTAATAACCGTTTAAAGCGTCTGTTGGAGCTTGATGCGCCGGATATCATCATTCGCAACGAGAAGCGCATGCTTCAGGAAGCAGTGGACGTCCTTTTTGATAATGGACGCCGTGGTCGCACCATTACCGGACCGAATAAGCGACCGCTGAAGTCATTGTCCGACATGCTGAAAGGAAAGCAGGGCCGCTTTCGTCAGAACCTGCTCGGTAAGCGGGTTGACTACTCGGGACGTTCCGTTATCGTTGTTGGGCCACATCTCCGTCTTCATCAATGTGGTCTGCCCAAGAAAATGGCTCAGGAGCTCTTTAAGCCTTTTATTTATAATAAGCTTGAATCATTAGGCTATGTAACGACCATTAAGAGTGCCCGGAAGATGGTGGAAAAGGGGGCAAAAGAGGTCTGGGATGTCCTGGATGACATTGTGCGCGAGTATCCGGTTATCCTGAACCGCGCCCCAACCCTGCATAGACTGGGGATGCAGGCCTTTGAGGTCGTGTTGATTGAGGGGAAGGCTATCCAGCTCCATCCCTTGGTTTGCTCTGCCTTTAACGCCGACTTTGATGGCGACCAGATGGCAGTGCATCTCCCGCTGTCGGTTGAGGCCCAGGTTGAGGCCAGGGTCCTGATGATGTCCACCAATAATATCCTCTCTCCGGCCAGCGGCAGCCCCGTTATTATACCGAGTCAGGATATTGTCCTCGGTCTTTACTATATGACCAGGGAACGCTACGGTGTTGCTGGTGAAGGGGCTGTTTTCAGCTCACCTGCTGAGGCGCGCATGGCTTATGACCACGGTGCAGCCCATCTCCAGGCAAGAGTGAAGGTACGTCTGAACGGTGAATTGGTTAAGACAACGGTTGGAAGAATTATTGTTGGTGAACTTCTGCCGGAACGTATTCCCTTTGCTGTGGTTAATAAGGAGCTTTCCAAGAAAGAGCTGGGATTTCTGGTGGACTATACATACCGTCATGCTGGCACCAAAGATACCGTTATTCTTGCTGACCGTCTGAAAGACTTGGGATATGAGCAGGCGACCAGGGCAGGGATCTCTATCTGTATTAATGATATGAAGATCCCGGTCAACAAAGAAGAATTTGTTGAGGAGTCTGAGCGCAAGGCTGCCGAGGTGGATGAGCAGTATTCGGACGGTTTGATCACCGATGGTGAGAAATATAATAAGATCGTTGATATCTGGTCAAAGGCCACTGACAAAATCACCCAGGAAATGATGGAAGAAATGTCTGTGGACTATGTCAGGGACGGGGAGGGGAACCTGCGTGATTTGAAGAGCTTTAACTCCGTCTACATTATGGCCGATTCTGGTGCTCGTGGTTCAAAAGACCAGATCAGGCAGTTGGCCGGTATGCGCGGGCTGATGGCAAAGCCCTCCGGTGCTATTATTGAAACACCGATTAAGGCGAATTTCCGTGAAGGGCTGTCAGTTCTGGAGTACTTTATCTCAACCCACGGTGCCCGTAAAGGTCTTGCAGATACAGCGTTGAAGACAGCGAACTCCGGTTACCTGACCAGACGATTGGTCGATGTTGCCCAGGATTCCACGATTGTGGAGAAAGACTGTGGCACCATGCGCTACACAGTTGCTGAGCCTCTCCTGGATGGTGGTGAAGTTATTGTCCGTATTGGCGAGCGAATACTCGGTCGGGTTGCCAGTGACGACATCATTGATCCACAAAACGGTGACATCATCGTTGAGATGGATGAAGAGATCACCGAAGAGAAAGTAGAGGCCATTGAAGCTGCTGGTATTGACCGGGTGCGGATTCGTTCCGTTCTGACCTGCGAATCGCGACGGGGAGTGTGCGCGATGTGTTACGGTCGTGATCTGGGGCGTGGCCATATGGTAAATATCGGTGAGGCGGTTGGTATCATTGCTGCCCAGTCCATTGGTGAGCCGGGTACCCAGCTGACCATGCGGACCTTCCATATCGGTGGTACGGCAAGTCGATCTATTGAGCAGGCGGAAATCCGCAGCCAGCGCTCTGGTATTGTGCGCTATAAGGAACTGCACTCGGTAACCAATGCTGCTGGCTTTGAGGTGGTCATGAACCGCAATGCTGAGATCACCATTGTGGATGACCAGAATGTAGACCGGGAACGCTTTCCTGTGCCTTACGGAGCCGAAGTCCGGGTCGCCGATGGTGAGCGGGTAGAGCCGGGTACCGTTATTGCCGATTGGGATGCCTTTTCTATTCCCATTGTTGCAGAAGTCACTGGTCGGGTGAAGTATGGCGATGTTATTGAAGGTGATACCATGCAGGAGCGTGTTGACCAGGTGACCGGTAAGGTATCCAGGGTTATTATTCACGCCACCACGGCGAAACACTCCAGCCCGAGGATTTCTCTCAAGGACGGTCGTGGTCGGACCATTAAGCTGCTTGAAGTCGAGCATGACGCCCGCTATCCATTGCCTGTCGGTTCCATTATTACGGTTGATGAGGGGAATGAGGTGCCAGCGGGTACTGTGGTCGCAAAGATTCCGCGTGAAACCACCAAGACCAAGGATATTACAGGTGGTCTGCCCAGGGTTGCGGAACTCTTTGAGGTGAGGAAACCCAAAGAGCAGGCCATTGTTACAGAAATTGATGGTCGGATTAGTTTTGGGAAAGAGCTCAAAGGAAAGAGACGGGTTGTTGTCACCCCGGAAACCGGTGAACCCAGAGAATACCTGATTCCCAAGGCCAAGCATGTTACCGTGCATGAAAGCGATTATGTCAAGGCTGGTGATGCCCTGATGGATGGATCCATTCTTCCCAACGATATCCTGAAGATTAAAGGTGAAGAAGAGTTGGCACAATTCCTTGTTGATGAAATTCAGGAAGTGTATCGTCTTCAGGGTGTTAAAATTAATGATAAGCATATTGAAACCATTGTTCGCCAGATGTTGAAGAGGGTCAGGATCACCGATCCAGGCGACACTAAATTTATGCTTGATCAGCTCACGGAAAAATGGATGTTTTACGATGAGAACAGACGTGTCATGGATGAGGGGCTTCAGCCTGCTTCAGCCGAACCCCAGTTACTCGGGGTCACCAAGGCATCATTGTCCACAGACTCATTTATTTCAGCTGCTTCGTTCCAGGAAACAACCAAGGTCTTGACCAATGCGGCCATGGCTGGCAAGGTTGATACCTTAGACGGCTTGAAAGAAAATGTCATTATGGGACGTTTGATTTCAGCAGGAACAGGATTGTCGAGGTATAAAATAAATTAG
- the rpsL gene encoding 30S ribosomal protein S12, protein MPTINQLVRKRRKKQVKRSDTPALQNCPQRRGVCVRVYTTTPKKPNSALRKVARVRLTNGLEVTSYIPGIGHNLQEHSVVLVRGGRVKDLPGVRYHIVRGTLDALGVSDRKQGRSKYGAKRPK, encoded by the coding sequence ATGCCCACAATTAATCAGCTCGTTAGGAAAAGAAGGAAAAAGCAGGTTAAGCGTTCAGATACGCCTGCGCTGCAGAATTGTCCGCAAAGGCGTGGCGTCTGTGTTCGTGTCTATACGACGACCCCTAAGAAGCCGAACTCTGCTTTGCGTAAGGTTGCCAGGGTGAGGTTGACGAACGGACTTGAGGTTACCTCGTATATACCTGGTATAGGGCATAACTTGCAGGAGCACTCCGTTGTTTTGGTTCGTGGCGGTCGGGTGAAGGATCTGCCTGGTGTTCGTTATCATATTGTGCGTGGAACATTGGATGCTTTGGGTGTGAGTGATCGAAAGCAGGGGCGGTCTAAATATGGCGCGAAGCGTCCTAAATAG
- the rpsG gene encoding 30S ribosomal protein S7, with translation MPRKKLQDKRAVEADPRYNSVLVSRFTNGLMLDGKKTLARRMFYDAMAVVEEKVSDEEPLAVFEAAMENVRPRVEVKSRRVGGATYQVPVEVRPDRRNALAIRWIISFAKSRSGRSMADKLAAELMDAYNNRGASVKKRDDTHKMAEANKAFAHYRW, from the coding sequence ATGCCGAGAAAGAAGTTGCAGGACAAGCGTGCTGTCGAGGCCGATCCGAGGTATAATTCTGTTTTGGTGTCCAGGTTTACGAACGGTCTGATGCTGGATGGGAAAAAGACTCTGGCTCGGCGGATGTTTTATGACGCGATGGCAGTTGTAGAGGAGAAGGTTTCGGATGAAGAGCCGTTGGCCGTTTTTGAGGCTGCAATGGAGAACGTTCGTCCGAGGGTTGAGGTGAAAAGTCGCCGTGTCGGTGGCGCGACCTATCAGGTGCCTGTTGAGGTTCGTCCTGATCGTCGTAATGCCTTGGCTATTCGTTGGATTATCAGCTTTGCAAAGAGTCGTTCTGGTCGCTCTATGGCGGACAAGCTCGCTGCTGAATTGATGGATGCCTATAATAATAGAGGGGCGTCGGTCAAGAAGCGTGACGATACTCATAAGATGGCTGAGGCGAATAAAGCCTTTGCTCATTATCGCTGGTAG
- the fusA gene encoding elongation factor G, with amino-acid sequence MVDNGALSRVRNIGIMAHIDAGKTTTTERILFYTGRSHKIGEVHDGTAVMDWMEQEQERGITITSAATTCEWTGCRINIIDTPGHVDFTVEVERCLRVLDGVVAVFCAVGGVEPQSETVWRQADRYHIPRIAFVNKMDRVGADFDRVVAEIEESLAAEPVVLSLPYGSEETFSGTVDLVEQKLYRYDESDKGGTVREEAIPEDIRSKSSAAHMTLLEKLADFDEGIMEKYLDEQEISPGEIRKALREAVLALRLVPVLCGSAFKNKGIQPLLDAVTWYLPSPVDVPQVEGEDKDGAPLVRKLERSEKFCGLVFKLQSDPFVGNLAFIRVYSGELKVGDKVFNPLKRKKEKIAKLIKLHANKREEVRVIGAGDIGAVVGLKFTMTGDTLCEAGDYIVLDNMDFPEPVIGIAIEARSKADEVKLAESLDKIACEDPSFRVSLNEDTGQQIISGMGELHLEIIVDRLIKEFKVSANVGTPQVAYKETITRAASGEGRFETQGGGKEQYGHVVLELIPAERGSGLQFVSQVDDKLIPSEFLTAIEKGVRDTFDSGPLIGYPLIDLEVKLVDGSYDEENSTEMAFGVAAALACREAVVQAGAVLLEPVMAVEVVTPDEYLGDVINDLNKKGAQVDGVAAERNVQVVKAGVPLSKMFGYSTSLRSATQGRATFSMQFKAFSEVPAKQAEAIIHKIRGV; translated from the coding sequence GTGGTAGATAATGGAGCGTTATCCCGTGTTCGTAATATTGGGATAATGGCCCATATTGACGCGGGTAAGACGACGACGACAGAGCGAATCCTGTTTTATACAGGTCGTTCGCATAAGATTGGTGAGGTTCATGATGGCACTGCTGTTATGGACTGGATGGAGCAGGAGCAGGAGCGCGGGATAACCATTACTTCCGCTGCAACAACCTGCGAATGGACTGGTTGTCGGATTAATATTATTGATACGCCGGGCCATGTCGATTTTACCGTTGAGGTTGAACGGTGTCTGCGAGTGTTGGACGGTGTGGTAGCTGTTTTTTGCGCGGTTGGTGGTGTTGAGCCTCAGTCTGAAACAGTTTGGCGGCAGGCGGATCGCTACCATATACCACGCATCGCATTTGTAAATAAGATGGACCGTGTTGGCGCGGATTTTGACAGGGTGGTTGCAGAGATAGAAGAGTCTCTCGCTGCTGAGCCTGTCGTGCTTTCCCTGCCATACGGGAGTGAAGAAACTTTTTCAGGAACTGTAGACCTTGTAGAGCAGAAACTTTATCGTTACGATGAAAGCGATAAGGGAGGTACGGTTCGTGAGGAAGCAATTCCTGAGGATATAAGAAGCAAGTCTTCGGCCGCCCATATGACGCTCCTCGAGAAGTTGGCCGACTTCGATGAGGGGATCATGGAAAAATATCTGGATGAGCAAGAGATCTCTCCCGGTGAGATTCGTAAGGCCCTGCGTGAAGCAGTGTTGGCCTTGCGGCTGGTTCCTGTGCTGTGTGGCTCTGCCTTTAAGAATAAAGGGATACAGCCTTTACTTGATGCAGTCACTTGGTACCTGCCCTCACCCGTAGATGTCCCCCAAGTTGAGGGGGAGGACAAGGACGGTGCGCCGCTTGTCCGCAAACTGGAGCGGAGTGAAAAGTTTTGTGGCTTGGTTTTTAAGCTGCAATCCGACCCATTCGTTGGCAATTTGGCTTTTATCAGGGTGTACTCTGGCGAGCTGAAGGTCGGTGATAAGGTCTTTAATCCGCTGAAGCGGAAAAAAGAAAAGATCGCAAAATTAATTAAGCTTCATGCGAATAAGCGTGAGGAAGTTCGGGTTATAGGTGCTGGCGATATTGGCGCTGTTGTCGGATTGAAATTTACGATGACAGGCGACACCCTTTGTGAGGCTGGCGACTATATTGTCCTGGATAATATGGACTTCCCAGAGCCTGTTATTGGTATTGCTATAGAGGCAAGAAGTAAGGCTGACGAAGTCAAGCTGGCAGAAAGTCTCGACAAGATTGCCTGTGAGGATCCGAGCTTTCGCGTGAGCTTGAATGAGGATACTGGGCAACAGATTATCTCGGGAATGGGCGAACTGCACCTGGAGATAATCGTTGATCGGTTGATCAAGGAGTTTAAGGTCTCTGCGAATGTGGGCACCCCCCAGGTTGCCTATAAGGAGACAATTACTCGTGCGGCTTCGGGTGAAGGGCGCTTTGAGACCCAGGGTGGAGGTAAAGAGCAATACGGACATGTTGTTCTTGAGCTGATACCTGCTGAGCGTGGGAGCGGATTGCAGTTTGTCAGCCAAGTGGATGATAAGCTGATTCCGTCGGAGTTTCTCACTGCCATTGAAAAAGGCGTTCGTGATACCTTCGATTCCGGGCCGTTAATAGGCTACCCCTTGATTGATCTCGAGGTGAAGCTGGTTGACGGGTCGTATGATGAAGAGAATTCAACCGAAATGGCCTTTGGGGTTGCAGCTGCACTGGCATGCCGGGAGGCTGTGGTTCAGGCTGGTGCTGTCCTCCTGGAGCCAGTTATGGCTGTTGAAGTGGTGACACCGGATGAGTACTTGGGCGATGTAATAAACGATTTGAACAAGAAAGGTGCCCAAGTCGATGGCGTTGCAGCGGAAAGAAATGTACAGGTTGTGAAAGCTGGCGTACCGCTTTCCAAGATGTTCGGTTACTCAACCTCCCTCCGTTCCGCAACCCAGGGAAGGGCAACCTTCAGCATGCAGTTTAAGGCATTTTCAGAGGTTCCGGCGAAGCAGGCCGAGGCCATTATACACAAGATTCGAGGCGTTTGA